The following proteins are co-located in the Rattus norvegicus strain BN/NHsdMcwi chromosome X, GRCr8, whole genome shotgun sequence genome:
- the Ppp1r3f gene encoding protein phosphatase 1 regulatory subunit 3F isoform X2: protein MSPKHRPFEEEPRMRNSDDNTLAEHSDVRESLGPLLAPTPLRPWPQMTLQVSEVPLTRNPQEEGDIPRRNPPVAFTEVLQAPAIRILPSTRGLGGPAKDQASGPDASDRAAGPFLEPIQQQVEASWESGGCRKAPMVGAMTDEPARGLEIVSGLDELLGEDTIDQELEQLYLSHLSRLRAVAAAGGGEGCPDGGSSPSHPLGILTDRDLILKWPGPERALNSALAEEITLHYARLGCGVELIKDTEDPDDEGEGEEGLSITPSSPEGDSPKESPPEILSGARSVIATMGDVWLPWAERSRCDSPGVLGTQGQFTENAEKGMGKGTNPLHMNRVIVGATRSPGEAGTESQMEVPTEQESGLIAMSEKELPVPVQQEQRPALLDPTGTEVALSSVANPPVNSQDEEGGSLSLESPKRAPMPAAPVECACGLAPQLRGPLIQTLGVLAGLVMVPVALNSGLSLLVLVLCLFLAWFS, encoded by the exons GCCTTTTGAGGAAGAGCCGAGGATGAGGAACAGTGATGATAATACCCTAGCAG AACATTCTGATGTTCGAGAGTCACTGGGTCCCCTGTTGGCCCCTACCCCTCTCCGTCCATGGCCCCAGATGACACTTCAG GTGTCCGAAGTTCCATTGACCAGAAACCCTCAAGAAGAAGGTGACATCCCCAGAAGAAACCCACCTGTGGCTTTTACAGAGGTTCTCCAGGCACCAGCCATCAGGATTCTCCCATCCACCCGTGGCCTGGGTGGCCCCGCCAAGGACCAGGCCTCAGGGCCCGATGCAAGTGATAGAGCTGCTGGCCCCTTCCTGGAACCCATTCAGCAGCAGGTGGAGGCTTCGTGGGAAAGTGGAGGCTGTCGAAAGGCCCCCATGGTAGGGGCTATGACAGATGAGCCCGCCAGGGGTCTGGAGATTGTGAGTGGGTTGGATGAGTTGCTTGGTGAAGACACCATTGACCAGGAATTGGAGCAGCTCTACCTGTCTCACCTGAGCCGCTTGCGAGCTGTGGCAGCAGCAGGTGGCGGGGAGGGCTGTCCAGATGGCGGCTCTTCCCCCAGCCATCCTCTGGGCATACTAACGGACCGTGACCTGATCTTGAAGTGGCCTGGCCCCGAGAGGGCCCTGAACAGTGCTCTGGCTGAGGAGATCACGCTGCACTATGCGCGCCTTGGGTGCGGTGTGGAGCTCATCAAGGACACTGAAGACCCAGACGACGAGGGGGAGGGTGAAGAGGGGCTCTCTATCACTCCTTCTAGCCCTGAAGGGGACAGCCCTAAGGAATCACCTCCAGAAATCCTCTCTGGAGCCCGCTCTGTGATAGCTACtatgggagatgtgtggcttccATGGGCTGAGCGCTCTAGATGTGACAGCCCAGGGGTTCTGGGAACACAGGGTCAGTTCACTGAGAATGCAGAGAAAGGGATGGGCAAGGGTACCAACCCTTTGCACATGAATAGGGTAATAGTTGGGGCGACCAGGTCCCCCGGGGAGGCTGGAACAGAAAGCCAGATGGAGGTTCCTACTGAGCAGGAAAGCGGCCTGATAGCTATGTCTGAGAAGGAGCTGCCTGTACCAGTTCAGCAAGAGCAGAGGCCTGCCCTCCTTGACCCCACAGGGACTGAAGTCGCTCTGTCTAGTGTAGCCAACCCTCCTGTGAACTCCCAGGATGAAGAGGGCGGAAGCCTGAGTCTTGAGTCCCCAAAGAGGGCTCCCATGCCAGCAGCCCCTGTAGAATGTGCGTGTGGGTTGGCTCCTCAGCTCCGGGGGCCCTTGATCCAAACTTTGGGCGTTCTGGCTGGGCTAGTCATGGTCCCTGTGGCTTTGAACAGTGGTTTGTCCCTTCTGGTGCTTGTGCTGTGCCTCTTTCTGGCCTGGTTCTCGTAG
- the Ppp1r3f gene encoding protein phosphatase 1 regulatory subunit 3F isoform X1 produces the protein MEERVGRIWTRPFEEEPRMRNSDDNTLAEHSDVRESLGPLLAPTPLRPWPQMTLQVSEVPLTRNPQEEGDIPRRNPPVAFTEVLQAPAIRILPSTRGLGGPAKDQASGPDASDRAAGPFLEPIQQQVEASWESGGCRKAPMVGAMTDEPARGLEIVSGLDELLGEDTIDQELEQLYLSHLSRLRAVAAAGGGEGCPDGGSSPSHPLGILTDRDLILKWPGPERALNSALAEEITLHYARLGCGVELIKDTEDPDDEGEGEEGLSITPSSPEGDSPKESPPEILSGARSVIATMGDVWLPWAERSRCDSPGVLGTQGQFTENAEKGMGKGTNPLHMNRVIVGATRSPGEAGTESQMEVPTEQESGLIAMSEKELPVPVQQEQRPALLDPTGTEVALSSVANPPVNSQDEEGGSLSLESPKRAPMPAAPVECACGLAPQLRGPLIQTLGVLAGLVMVPVALNSGLSLLVLVLCLFLAWFS, from the exons GCCTTTTGAGGAAGAGCCGAGGATGAGGAACAGTGATGATAATACCCTAGCAG AACATTCTGATGTTCGAGAGTCACTGGGTCCCCTGTTGGCCCCTACCCCTCTCCGTCCATGGCCCCAGATGACACTTCAG GTGTCCGAAGTTCCATTGACCAGAAACCCTCAAGAAGAAGGTGACATCCCCAGAAGAAACCCACCTGTGGCTTTTACAGAGGTTCTCCAGGCACCAGCCATCAGGATTCTCCCATCCACCCGTGGCCTGGGTGGCCCCGCCAAGGACCAGGCCTCAGGGCCCGATGCAAGTGATAGAGCTGCTGGCCCCTTCCTGGAACCCATTCAGCAGCAGGTGGAGGCTTCGTGGGAAAGTGGAGGCTGTCGAAAGGCCCCCATGGTAGGGGCTATGACAGATGAGCCCGCCAGGGGTCTGGAGATTGTGAGTGGGTTGGATGAGTTGCTTGGTGAAGACACCATTGACCAGGAATTGGAGCAGCTCTACCTGTCTCACCTGAGCCGCTTGCGAGCTGTGGCAGCAGCAGGTGGCGGGGAGGGCTGTCCAGATGGCGGCTCTTCCCCCAGCCATCCTCTGGGCATACTAACGGACCGTGACCTGATCTTGAAGTGGCCTGGCCCCGAGAGGGCCCTGAACAGTGCTCTGGCTGAGGAGATCACGCTGCACTATGCGCGCCTTGGGTGCGGTGTGGAGCTCATCAAGGACACTGAAGACCCAGACGACGAGGGGGAGGGTGAAGAGGGGCTCTCTATCACTCCTTCTAGCCCTGAAGGGGACAGCCCTAAGGAATCACCTCCAGAAATCCTCTCTGGAGCCCGCTCTGTGATAGCTACtatgggagatgtgtggcttccATGGGCTGAGCGCTCTAGATGTGACAGCCCAGGGGTTCTGGGAACACAGGGTCAGTTCACTGAGAATGCAGAGAAAGGGATGGGCAAGGGTACCAACCCTTTGCACATGAATAGGGTAATAGTTGGGGCGACCAGGTCCCCCGGGGAGGCTGGAACAGAAAGCCAGATGGAGGTTCCTACTGAGCAGGAAAGCGGCCTGATAGCTATGTCTGAGAAGGAGCTGCCTGTACCAGTTCAGCAAGAGCAGAGGCCTGCCCTCCTTGACCCCACAGGGACTGAAGTCGCTCTGTCTAGTGTAGCCAACCCTCCTGTGAACTCCCAGGATGAAGAGGGCGGAAGCCTGAGTCTTGAGTCCCCAAAGAGGGCTCCCATGCCAGCAGCCCCTGTAGAATGTGCGTGTGGGTTGGCTCCTCAGCTCCGGGGGCCCTTGATCCAAACTTTGGGCGTTCTGGCTGGGCTAGTCATGGTCCCTGTGGCTTTGAACAGTGGTTTGTCCCTTCTGGTGCTTGTGCTGTGCCTCTTTCTGGCCTGGTTCTCGTAG